CGCAGTACGATACGGCCGCCCAAAGAACCCGAGATTCCAGCGAGCCCCGTAATAAATGAAACCAACTCTCGAAGACGAAGAACATACCAGGAGCCTCAGGAAATCCGCGATTCGAGACCACCTACTGTCGCTCCAGAGTCAGATATCCATGTTTCTGGTCGCAGTAGACATGCTTCTGTTCGCCTCGATCGGTCGGGTGATAAACGTAATAGGAGGTCGATTTCTCCGAACACGCCACGGAGGTCAATACCGTGGGCGAGACCAGTCGATTCGACCGCACAGCTGCAGTCTCTCAGCACTTCAAGGCACACCAACGAGACTTGGTTGAAGAAAGATCGGAAACAAATTAGCTTCCAAAATGTTGACCCGCCCACatccccaacaacaacattaTCGTCCCGCTACTCAATTAAGAGTCGCGCCTCCAGGGACGCTAGAATGAACAGCCAGTCTACATCATTTGAGCATAAAGATGGACCCTATTCAGAACGGAGCACATCAAGTTCCCCTGCACAGGATGGCCCAGATCCTGAACCTCTCGATGTCAGCCGTGTCCCAAACAGCATCGCCTCTTCCCCTGCCAAGGAGCAGCGCCTTCCTgatcttggaagagaaaggaccACATCCGGAGCAGTCAGTCAAGGCCCTTCATTCTGTGTCCTAGCTCCATCGTCGCACCTACCGCAGTTTGAGTACCGTCGGAAGAAGCCCCGTGTCTCCAACGAAGCAGGAAGCTCCAAATCTCCCATCGCCGGGGAACCGgatgctgaagaagagccacGCGCAGCAGACTTCACAAAAGGTACCCAACGCCCGGAGCAAGACGCATTATCTCCGCAACATATGCATTCGGCTCATGCCAATAGACATGGCCTGTCCGAGGCCGACAAAGATCCTAGAGGCATTTTCATTTCTACCAGCACTACCAAAGCGATTGGCAATATATCTGTTTCTCAGTCAGCGAAGTTTCGATCTATAAGTACTGTGAATAAGGGAAACACTAGTGAGAGGTTGCCGTCTGCTCAACAAGTGCGTGCAAACCCAACCATGACAGACATCACTTCTTTGCATTCGATTGCAGTACCAAGAAGCAACTCGGAGTATGACGACGACACCATCCCCGATCCTCAGTTTTCTACTCAGGCAGCTCTCCTTCACGCACAGAGGTCGTTCCAGAATGACCTCGATAGCCCGGAACATGATATACCATCTCCAGATAGACAGCATGCTTCTAAATCCTCCGACCTTTCCTCACCTATAGCGAAGGATATTACTCCTTTCCATCGACTGTCCACACCCAATAGAGCTAGGGGAAGTAGCGAGGTCCAAGCACCTATGACTGCTGGTCAGTGGCAAAGCACCCAGTGCATGATTGATGCGGTTACGCCGTTCACCTTCAGTacagaaaagaagccaaaccGTCGGACTATGTCTCCAGTGAAGCACTTGACAGGTcgaaaaaaattaaaaacTGCCAGCTTTAAGCTATCATCGCCCCCCTCGTCAGCCTCTAGTGAGGCACATTACGAACAGGACAATAATTACATACACTCAAGTCCTGTTCCCCGTCGGTCTCCTGGGCATGAGACACAGCATAGTGTTCTCCCAATGACTTTAACGGGCACAACACCACCCACTGCTCAGGAAGGCCAGCGGGGCTTTCCAGGTGCCGACAGCTTTAATCTTGCCGAGGCGATCGCTGATGCAGGCAGCTGGCTGCAGCAAAGCTTCGACCTTAATAGGGATCTCAGACTATGTGAAACTTCTAAGTCAGCCGCAACTTCTTCGGCTGGCACACGCCGATCTGCAATAGGCGTGGATGGTAAAAAGTGACATGTCTGCACATCAAGGCAAGCTGCGCAAGTGTTCATGGAGAACATGGCGGGGCTGGTCCTTCCTCGAGGCGGCAGTCCTCTGTATCTCTGTTTGGCCTTATTCTCTTTGGTCAAGGTAACTCACCTGTGATGCATTTACGATTTTGATATTTTGTGAATAGAGATATATACCCTCACTAGCCACCAATTCTTTCTTAAAGATTGTATAATATTATGTTCTACAGATATACAGCCCTATTGCTCTAGTAGACTGTGTTCAGGATACCTATATGTATAGTGACAAGGATTTAATAATGAATCTTATGATACCTGCATACTAAAGATAGTCTCGAAACCATATTAGGATAATCCAACCCTCTCTCCACGAACTAACAAGGCAATCGTCGAACCCTCACGGACTCTAAACTCTTCATACCCACAAGCCCTTAGGATCGCCGAAATCGCATATGAGTGGACAGTCATAGAAATAAACGAACTAGAATCTTGCGCAAAAATTTCCTCGAGaaccttctgcttcctcgcAACATGTTTCTCAACAGACTCCCACCGGTCTGGTTTCCACAGAAGATCTTCTTCCGAGAACCCAGGCTCAATTAAGTAAGAAGGATAATGGCCTTCAATCCATGTTCGTGTACTTCTCTTGTCGCACGTATGATCCGTCAATCGCTCCCTCAACAGCTCTTTTACTACAGGCTGAAACTGCTCTCTGAATTGCCCCATAGGTTTGGAGAACACGAGCCGCGCAGTCTCAAGGCATCGCGCCAGGGGACTCGTGTATAGCGACTCTGGTAATGGCACGTTCTCCGTGGCCACGGCATCTGTCCAGAATTGGCTCAGTGTTTCCGCTTGTTGAATGCCGGCTTCTGTTAGCTTTGCATCTACCCAAGAGACGGTACCGTCTCCGTCGAGGTGGGACCAGTAGCTCTGGTTTTATCAGTTACGTCGTAGACTGGATGAAACGAGGGAGTGCCATAACTTACATTCCATGCTTCTTTGCCGACTTTTGCTTCGAAGACATTGTGTACACCGAGGCCGTGTCTGGTTAGGTAAAGGACCTTGTAGGTCACTCTGTCTGGGTTTTCTGTGTTTAGTTCCCTGATGTAGGCTGCGAATCGCTCCCACGGCTTCTTAGGTTCTGCGTCTGGCTGGGTATTAGTTGTTTCGCTGTAGGGTTGGTCGATGAGGCCGAGGCTTGGTTGGGTGGTTACTTTTGAGTTTGGGCTTTGTCTGGCGATTTCGTGGTAGTTTACAAAGAACTCGGGCATGAGTTTGAACTTGTAATGAGATGGCGTGGCTTTGGGGTGCTCCATTCTTATTATTCTCACGCCGGGGTGCTAGTAATGGGAATTTGACAAGTTAGGTACAGCACTTTAAATACTCAAACTTAGAAGGTGTACAACTGAAGTGTCTTGACTAGGGCAGGACAAAACACCCTGGGGTGTAGTGGACTTTGCCGTTTCGGGTATGGTGTCAGATGCACTGCATTGAAGATGTCGTGTCCATGTGTGAATGATCAAATACATGGATGCTCCGCTAATACCCTTCTCAATTCTTAATCTTTAGCACTAAGCGAATCTTGGTCAGGAGACTTCCTTCAAAGACAACATTCTTACATAAAGCAGTAGCACGGTACATTTGTCTATTTGTTATGCATCAACGCACATGGATAGTAGCTTGCATCCCTTGTTGTCGCATATACCCAACTATCTGACCAAACTGTTGATCTGCAACATTGCCAACCACGGTCATGGAGTTACAGCCCGGACCTAACGCTCCATAGCCCAGCGATGATGCTCGTACCTGAACATATCCTTACTCTTCATGAGTCGGTCTCATGTATGACATTGAGACTTGGGGTACATCGTTGCTGTTGCATGGATAGGGGCACCGTTCAGTATAGTCGTTGCCACATATGACTCGGTGTTCGCTGGTGGGCTGCCCAAACGGTGGCTGATATACATCGAGCATCACAGCATTTTCTTGTGGAACGATAGTGTAATTCAATGTGGGCGTTCCTATGATGACTTGCTGACCGCACACAGTCCCTGTCCGAGGGATTTCAGGACGACATTGTACAGGATTTTGCTGCCAGCCAATCGACAATGCACTGAAGCAGGTCAGCCAGAAATAATGGAGGAGAAAATTATGAGAAAAGCATTACCAGTCTTTGAATTCCAGTATTGGTCGTCCTGCTAGCCCCTCCTGGGTGTAACTTGATAGATGGCCAGAATGAGCAACTACTTCTGGCAGCTTCATGTCCTGTGGAAGTATCAGTAAGACGACGTCTGGCAGCTTCGCAATGAATGTGACCTACATCCGTCGGTTCCCGGCTTTGATTGGCAGCAAATGGATAGAGGGTTTTCTCCCAGTGTTCTAAGCATTCTTTTGGTTCGTTATTTGTGTCAGCACTCACTTTGCGTATCTCTTTTGAGAAGACACGCACGATCAGGATTCCTTGTTTTGACTGAGAATGAAACCTCGTCCCATCTAACAAATAGTAAGTCTATGTCCTTATAGAACGGAATACTGAAGTGCGATAGCACTCACTCAGGTCCATATATTGCAACAGCTTCCCTTAACTGTGTCTCTTCATCTGGTGCCCAAGGCCCTTGCGACCAGCGCCGGTCGATCTTGAACCACCTCTTGCGACAATCTCTATTTGTCCTCCCTGGCAATGACTGTGCAACCAGCTTCCATGCGATGGTATCTTTCCTTGCTCTCTTGTTGTCTGATGGAAGAGACTGGTCTTCCCCACGGATTGTGCAGGCGTGGACGGTCTTGATGAGGATCCCATCTTCCTGAGCAGTCCACCTTATAGGTGAACGTCTGCTAGGAGGTGAGCTCTTGCGTTTTCTTGCCATTGCTGGATTAGGCCTTCCTATCAATTCGCCTTTGTAGAATTGAGATTAACGAAACTGAGGATGGCTCTGATGGAAGACCAGAGTCGGTATCAAGCTTTATACATGTACAATCCAGAGATACTAGAAAAAAGGGGCACAGCGCTATAAGCGTACGAGCCAAGTAAGTGTGCCAACCTCATGAGATAATACGTCAACGCCACCACGCTATCATCTGACACTGTATACACTCTCAGACTGCATGATCAAAATTCTAGAACTGATAGAAGAACCTATGGTAAGCCACCGCGCACATGGAGCTTCAAGCAGAGTGCGTGTTGTATTGGTCAATTTGAAATGGCTCACGCAGGTACATATGCTATGGAACCGTCCAGAAGCCACTCTGCAATGAGACAGGGGAGCCAGCTCCTTCGCCATGCCCCGTGATCATACATATGTACTTATTGGTCGGTGTTTCCAAACACCACCCTCCCGCTACCATTTACCGTTTACCAGACTTAGTCACCTTGCATATCACGTATTCCAGAGAACTCCGccccatcctcttccaggcGCCGAAAAGACGGCTGAACGTCTAATGTTAGAACCCGAGAGTGTTTAAAACATAATCAATGGTAGCATATCATCTGCTCAAAGTTCTTTGTGTTTTGGAGTCTGCACCATGAGGCTAGCCCAGCCATGTTCCTAGGTAGACTCACTCTTGCTCGTATTCATGAGACATCGCCTTCCACGGTTCTACGTGGATGTCTCGCATAGCCATGAGCTGAGAACCAAAGTTTGTTATTTCCAGAACTCACAAGGAGGTTTGTTTTCGTTCTTGGAAGACACTAATCTCGGATACATGCATAGCTTATGTATCATCGCTACGTGATACTATACACTCCTTCCTAAATAGGCACATCCTGTTCAACTTCACCAGTTTGATGCCCAAGCTACCCAATTACAGACGACATACAGTTCCAGAGCCTCGTCAATTATGGCTGATGAGATATGTAGATTATCTCTTTACCTCAGTGAATCAAAAGCTAACAATTTGAACAAGTATCCCTGCTCCATGGCCCCTTCGGGTCCTTGGCCAGACTGTCATGACGATCAGTGGATATGGGATCGGTATCCACCACACACAGTAGCTATACAGAAACATCATATCCAGACATAATTTTTCAAAATCTTGCAATAAAATTAGCAACGCAGTCTAGCCACTCTCACCCCGAGATCAAATCCCGAGACCACCACAGTCAGATTACATTATGTGTCTTACGTTGCCACCAGTGTGCATGAACGCCCCTTTTGCCGACAAGGCATGGACATGAGAAGTAAAGTAAGTGCTATATAGCCCTGAATTTGTGAGTTCGGGAAATCATTCAGCGATTTGGGGGATCTCTCCTAACCTGAACAAAATGCCTAGGAAACGATATGACCTTGAACTGGCTATGGCAGACATCAGTCCCACGTTGTAGAACAAGATTGAAAGCAGCTAATCTTATAATAGAATACCTATTACTTAATTTAACAACCCCAGAACATTCATTTTGATATGTTGAAGTCCGAAGGAGTAAGTATGAATATACTGACCAATCAGATGTCGCACTTGCTCCATACTGTTAAAGAAGGCGGTCTATTGAGCATAGGTTCTGCCGGATGATATCTCCATTGCCTGAGGCTAAGCAGTGCGCCGGGAACACTTACGGTCTCCCGTAGGAGCTATACCCCACTCGACAGTTCCATGGGCTAGACTGATTGATACAATCGATAAGTCATTCAGAGGTACCTCCAACTTCACTGGGTATCTTATTTATTGTCGCACCACCTTGACTCCCGTGTTGTGCTTCCACACCTTACTCACATTTTCTACATCTAAGAACTTGTCCTCCAGCTTACCTACCATCATCTTGTCCTGCTCAAATCTGTTGTGCGGGGTAAACAGCGATGGCGGACCGACAGGCAGTCCAACAAAACCTCAATGGACTGCTCTCGAAACTGGATGATCCAGATCCTGACATGAGGTACATGTCGCTGAACGATCTCCTGGGAATCCTCAACAGCCCGACCTCTGCATATCTGGCTCACGATCAGTTTTCCTCGTCACGGCTTGCCGACGGCTTGCTCAATGCCTTAGATGATCAACACGGCGATGTTCAAAATCAAGCACTGAAATGGTTAGTTTACGGTGCACTCCTTGCTCTTCGTACCTAGGCCGAATATCTGATTGACTCTAAACATCAGTCTCGGTCCACTTGTGAATCGACTGCCTTCTGAAAGCCTCACTACCATCCTCGAAAAGCTCTCGAACCTGACAGCATCCCAAACTATCGATACCTCAGTTCCTAATACCGCTCTACGCGTCATTGTCACGGCCCTTCCCCGTTCTCAAGCTGGGCAACCACCTACCCCAGATGTTTCCGTAGCTTACTCATCTGTCTCCAAAATTCTCATCCCTCGCTTGACCGGTCCCACACCATCTCAATCTGGCAGAAGAGGCTCCGTCATCAAGGGTATGCTGGAGAAAGATCCTTCTAAGGGATTTAGCAGCGATGCGATTGATGTTCTGATTCAAGTCGTCACCTGCTTCGGACCACTTCTCAAGGAGGCCGAGTTAACGGCTCTCCAAAAGTCAGTGATGTCTATTATTGACAACGACACAGCTGGTACTGTAGTCACGAAAAGAGCGCTGGCCGCTATCTCCGCCTTGGTACCTCATTTCTCAGAAGCTCAATTCGCCTCGTTCGTCGACGAACTCGTTAAGAAGTTCAATAATCCACGGATTAGCGTCGTGCACCGAAGGCACCTTATTGCCACAGTCGGTAGTGTCGCAAGGAGCAGCCCAACCAAGTTCGgccctcatcttcccacACTCGCTCCGTTTGTTTTTGCTACCCTTGGTGAAGTTATCGCGACTTAGAATactagaaacaaaaagattAATGAAACTAGCTGAATGATTTCTTCGGATATCCTCCGTCGCACCTCCATCTAATATACCCAGTATCTTATACCCACAGTTTAGCAATGCCTAGCATCTCCGACGGAAACAGCGCATTCCGGATAAGACTCAGATCACGGTATATGAACAGGTAAAATCAATAACAACTTTCTACTATCATGAGCTAGCCGTACCAATACAAGAGACATTAGGGCAATCAAACCGTGAAGCTTTGAATATTTcctagatatatataggcAATTGAGCTATGATATATGAGACTAAGGGTAATCGATTCCTGCTATGAGCTAAAAAGTACGAACCATTGCATAATATTAGAATGTGTTGTTCAAGTTTGGTAGTTGGATTCtcatttatatatatcgggGTTGACTTTGTGCTGGACCTATATCCAACGTTAcgcaagaaaaaggatggAGCGTTCTGGCTATAATCTATATCCTCGGAGAGCTGTATATTGGATAATAACCGATTTGGATCTGTAAGTCAATAATATCTTCAAACCTTTGGTACGGTATAGGTACTAACTCGGGAAAGTAATCTAGTGACTTATGATAGCATTCATACGACATACATAACAAGAACCTGTAGCGTGCTAATGAAATACTGCAGATATACCACAGGTTCCGGCAAGGGAAAAAGATGTACTAGTTTTAGATATTACTAACCCGAAAATGAGGCATGATCGAGTATTCTTGCCTTATCCAAGGACAGTATTACTCCAGATCAAATTCTACGTGGACTTCTTTCGTTGTCTCGTTGTACGCAGGGAGCGTGGGTCTTAGCAAAGGCTGGTAAGTTTCATAGGTATCAATGGAATACCTCTAAAATTGCACCTTCTACTCGAAGATCTGGAGAGACTGAGAGGAGCTTCCTAGTCTTCCGAATAGTATCCAACCCGGCGGCTCTTCGCTCCTGCCATTATACCAGGATCATAGTGCGCCTTCCTTGGGGAGTAATGCTCGCAATGGCTGAGCACCTATAGAACTGTCTTCCATgatgatttcctttctccaacttctcacTACACTCTCTTATCCCAAGCATTACACCATATACAGACCCATCTCGTCTTATCGTCTATATTATCAGATACATCTCACTTATTCTCACCTGGTACCACCTCAAAGATGCACTTCAGTCCATTGACGATCATCGTCAGCGCCATAGCATGCTCAGCTACGTATGTTACCCTTCAGCCAAGCAGTAAGCTCGAGGGAAATGATTTGATCCCTGGACTTGACCGGAATCATGCTTCCCCTGCTTTGGTGGAACGCAACTTTCTGGCCCGATGCGGCCAAGGCTTCGGCAAATGCTCTGATGATGCTTGCTGTTCGACTGCAGGTTGGTCTTTCGCTTTCGCACACAGAAGGCCAGGCTAACAAGACCTAGGCTACTGCGGGAAAACAAAAGCCCATTGCCGCTCTCCTGACTGCCAGATCGATTACGGCCACTGCGATGCTCATATGACACCTGACGGACCTCCAACGTCCGGTATCCCTCGCCCCAAGATTGGCAAGGTTCAATACGGTCCCAAGGCTGTCCGGTCATGCGTTGGGGCAGGGAATATTGCCTTGACTTTCGACGATGGCCCGAACAAGTACACAGAGGATCTCCTTGATTTGCTGGACAAATATGATGCAAAGGTGACTTTCTTCATCACAGGCAACAATAATGCCAAAGGACCCATAGATACACCAGGCATGCCCTGGGCCTCGATGATCGAACGCATGTATCAAAGTGGACACCAGATCGCCAGTCATACCTGGTCACATCAGGATCTTAGCAAAATCACACCAGAACAACGTCGGATCCAGATTCTGTGGAATGAGGTCGCGCTCCGAAACATTTTGGGCGGCTTTCCAACGTACATGCGTCCTCCATATTCCAGCTGTACGGAGGAATCCGGCTGTCTGAAGGACATAGGTAATCTAGGCTACCATGTCATCCTGTATGACATTGATACCGAAGATTATCGCCATGACAGCCCCAATGCCATCCAGGGTTCCAAGGACATTTTCGACAAGAATCTGGCCCGGGGAAAGGCATCCGATAAGTCTTGGCTGGTTATCGCTCACGATGTGCACGAACAGACTGTTTACAATCTTACGGAGCACATGCTCAAGAAAGCCTCTAAAGATGGCTATAATGTGGTGACTGTCGGCGAGTGCCTGGGTGACCCCGAAGAGAACTGGTATCGTATGGATGAGAGTTCTGAGCTTACTATCCTTCGGAAGACCAAGCCCCTCGCTACTGCCAAACAGGCCATTTCGCGCGATGGTCGCTGCGGTGGGAATGTTACCTGTCTGGGGTCGAAGTTCGGAACGTGCTGTGGCAAGAATGGCTATTGTGGGACTAGTCCCAAGCATTGTGGGTTTGGCTGCCAGCCTAATGCTGGTCATTGTCAGAAAGCTAGACATACATCCACTGTTCACAGACATGAAAAGCGTCCCGCAACATCAGATGCGAGCTCTTTGTTGCAACCTGGATTGAACGTTGCGGACTTGCTTTTGATTGCAGCAATAGCAGGGTTGGTTGGAGTACCTTGGCCACTTGTTTTGGTCCTGCTTTCAAGATGGTGAGCGCTTGGGATAATGGTTATAAAGTGATTAATCTGTATACTGGCTTGTCGtcgtttttctttgtagGTAGTTGGCTTATTCTTCCACTAATACTCCTGTTGTCCGGAGACTGGTTAGGATTGACATGATACACTCGTTTTATGGAGAATGCAAGTCGTAACTCATTTCATTTGACATTACCACATCCCATACCATCGCGGTGGTTGTATCATATACAGGTTAGAAAAACACAGATATTAATAAGACAGTATAAGCAAGCCGGTTGAAGGACTCAACCATATGATTCGAATATAGTAGACAAGCGAAAGCTCTTCAAGAAGTTGGCTAAACACGCGCGTTTTGGTAGGGATAATTTACCGCCGAACAATCTTCAATAACGGAGCAATCCTGGCCTTACGACTCAATCCAACGCGGTAGGGCACCTTCCCTGTGGAAATTGGACTGTGTTTGCCGGGTCCTTTGTTCGCACCCTTCCCTGAAGCATCTGCATCCGCGGCCCCGGGAGCCGTAGATGGTGTTTTCGGCTCTGAACCAGACTTCTTGGGCGTTTCGGGCGGGTTCTCATTGGTAGTTAACACGGGTGTTGTTCCAACATGAGTATCCTCTGAACCAGCCGGCAGATCGCGAGATGTATCAAGGGTATCTTGGTTATCAACGGTATTTTTATCGACTGTAGTATTCGCAGTATTGTCGACCGCGACTGTCACAGcctgtttctcttgttcgaCATGTATATCCGACGGCTTCCCTATATTATCTCGTGGTTCTTCCTCGATCACCGGATCGGAGGTTTTCTTCCGCTTGCGTCCACGTTTCTTGGGTTGCGGGGCTGGCTCGGTTTGTACTGTTGTATTGTCTGATGGTGTTTGGTCGTTATTTGTAGGGACTGCAGGGTGTGCTGTTTCGCTGTTGGGGGTCCGTTGATCCTGCTGGGGGATGATGGGGTTTGGTGGTGCATCGTCGATCCATATGAcgtcgtcttcgatgtcTGGGTCGTAGGTTTTTTGGAGTGTTACGGATGTGGTTTTGCCGCGTTTtagtttcttctttttgggttcTTTCGGTGCTGGTCCTGGTGCTTGTAAGGTTTCTGGTGGTGCTTGCTGTGGTAGGGATTGTTGGTTGGGTATCTCAATGTGGAAGTTGGTGGTTTCTGTGGTGTTGTGTTGGGGTATGTCGACTGGAAGGTTTGTTTCACTCAGAGGAATTTGTGGTTCCGATACTATGGATGTAGGGTCGGGGTGAGTGGATTGATCATCGATGTTTGAAACGTCATTGCGCTCTGCGTCAGGCTTTGGATTCTTTGGTGGCCGGCCTGGTTTGCGTTTCTCGGGTTTAGTATTATTTGCTTCGTTAGTGTCCTGGTTAGCTGGACGTGGAAGGTCGGATGTTTCGATAGGTTCCCCTGGATTTTGCTTCTTTGGACGACCTCGCTTCTTTGGCTCTGCGGGTATTTCAATAGTCGCAGTATGAGGTAGCTGGTTGGGGGACTCTGTAGGTTGTTGTACTTCGGGGTGTGAAGCTATAATCCCGTTTGAACTTGCATTATCACTTCGCGAGCGACTGACTTTGGGAGACAATAATGAAGAGTTCGGTTCGGTGTCGTGCGGCGAAGAGGGCATTCCTTGCATGGAGTTCCACCTCCGAGCACCGTTTTGCAGGTCGATCTGCAAGGCGTCGTCCGGTCTCAGGAAGGACATTGGATCGGGATTGGAGCTTCTGGAGGGTTGTAATGATGATTCGAAGATATTGTATGATGCAGCGGATTGGGAGAAGTCATTGCTCAAGAGACTGTGGGGAGGATGTTGTTCCGTATGTGTGACAGGTTCGTATTGGTCAGAGGCTGTGTCATTCGTTTGGTACATATATTCTGGACCATTCCCGGTATTATTGTAATCTATATGCTGTGCACCATTGATATCGACAGTTGGAACGAGATGTATATCATCCATATTTGGTAAAGTAGGCTGGATGGGTTCCGATTCAAGGGTAGTGGGTGGGAAAAGATGTCGATTGGAGTATTgagcatcgtcatcatcgaagAGCCGTTGCTGCGCGAGACCAATCTCTGTCATCATTGTCCCTATCGCGATGTATATTGTAAGTATATGGTGGATAACTCAGTTTATGCTGCCGATGTAGAGTACTGATAGCGCAATGCTCACCTATTGACCCGCCGCCCCCCGCTTCATTCGGgatccatctttcttctctccgcTGCTGAGAGGACGATAGCCCCCTTGGTGCTGATTCCTGGGATTGAAGAAACACATCGAAATTGATAGCGATTGGGTGGTTGGGCTCCTGTACTTGGGCTGTTATGGGAACATCTTGTGCGACTGAGTCGAGGGCGTAATCGTTGTTGGCTTGATGCGTCGGGTTGGCGGGAGGTGGGAAGTCCGCTGCCAACGgatcgtcctcgtcatcggagTCTTGAATCACCCGGGCGTGGGACATTGATCTAGCTTATATGCAATATCGTGgagaaaagacagaagatCGTATAGATATTGGCTGCGCATTGACATGGGGAATTGAGTGCCTTATCACGCGTCGTAGCCGATTCGGTGCGGAAATGACGCGCGATCATGTGATGATAAGACTATGCGCATTTATTGCTTATCAGTTGCTATCAAGACAAGACTGTAAACTGGAATTGGATATGTCTGTAAACATAAAATTCTAAATACAAAAGGTATCATGATGCAAGCATTGTAGACATATCTTCATTCCATAGTGCTTTGAGGTCGCATCACTCCCCTTCCGAAGAACTCACTGATGACGCTGAAGCCATCCTTCGACCGTTGGAGCTCCCCTTTGAAAAGCTCATGCTGATCCGCCGACTCCACCTGTCTCTTGCGTATGGCTCTGATAGTGGAATTCTGAGGAGCACAGACCGGGCAttcggcttcttcgtcgacCTTGTTCAGACACCGTTGGTGGAAAGAATGTTTGCAGAGGAAGTGAACCGTAGGAAGGTCCAGCACTCCACCGCAAGACTTAAGTGCACACCGGCGAGCTTGGAAAACAACTGGTTTGCTACCTAATTGTTCAAGCTCCTTCCGTTTGTTTTCCGTTTCTGTGCTATAGCTGGAAATCAAACGACGATTCTGCAAAATTCATTAGTTCACGGCACGGTTATCCTTAGGGTGGGGCACCAACAGTCGATATCT
The sequence above is a segment of the Aspergillus oryzae RIB40 DNA, chromosome 3 genome. Coding sequences within it:
- a CDS encoding uncharacterized protein (predicted protein), yielding MPPRRPVSPLNLETCSPPTSDLCNDGLLGSDDELNDEERAAQRRRIEKLAESYLQGKPLFILSASLRGRFDEDWVNPWKTNRRRAIPPGRSTIRPPKEPEIPASPVINETNSRRRRTYQEPQEIRDSRPPTVAPESDIHVSGRSRHASVRLDRSGDKRNRRSISPNTPRRSIPWARPVDSTAQLQSLSTSRHTNETWLKKDRKQISFQNVDPPTSPTTTLSSRYSIKSRASRDARMNSQSTSFEHKDGPYSERSTSSSPAQDGPDPEPLDVSRVPNSIASSPAKEQRLPDLGRERTTSGAVSQGPSFCVLAPSSHLPQFEYRRKKPRVSNEAGSSKSPIAGEPDAEEEPRAADFTKGTQRPEQDALSPQHMHSAHANRHGLSEADKDPRGIFISTSTTKAIGNISVSQSAKFRSISTVNKGNTSERLPSAQQVRANPTMTDITSLHSIAVPRSNSEYDDDTIPDPQFSTQAALLHAQRSFQNDLDSPEHDIPSPDRQHASKSSDLSSPIAKDITPFHRLSTPNRARGSSEVQAPMTAGQWQSTQCMIDAVTPFTFSTEKKPNRRTMSPVKHLTGRKKLKTASFKLSSPPSSASSEAHYEQDNNYIHSSPVPRRSPGHETQHSVLPMTLTGTTPPTAQEGQRGFPGADSFNLAEAIADAGSWLQQSFDLNRDLRLCETSKSAATSSAGTRRSAIGVDGKK
- a CDS encoding phosphoglycerate mutase family protein (predicted phosphoglycerate mutase); protein product: MEHPKATPSHYKFKLMPEFFVNYHEIARQSPNSKVTTQPSLGLIDQPYSETTNTQPDAEPKKPWERFAAYIRELNTENPDRVTYKVLYLTRHGLGVHNVFEAKVGKEAWNSYWSHLDGDGTVSWVDAKLTEAGIQQAETLSQFWTDAVATENVPLPESLYTSPLARCLETARLVFSKPMGQFREQFQPVVKELLRERLTDHTCDKRSTRTWIEGHYPSYLIEPGFSEEDLLWKPDRWESVEKHVARKQKVLEEIFAQDSSSFISMTVHSYAISAILRACGYEEFRVREGSTIALLVRGERVGLS
- a CDS encoding uncharacterized protein (predicted protein) — its product is MARKRKSSPPSRRSPIRWTAQEDGILIKTVHACTIRGEDQSLPSDNKRARKDTIAWKLVAQSLPGRTNRDCRKRWFKIDRRWSQGPWAPDEETQLREAVAIYGPEWDEVSFSVKTRNPDRACLLKRDTQKCLEHWEKTLYPFAANQSREPTDDMKLPEVVAHSGHLSSYTQEGLAGRPILEFKDW
- a CDS encoding uncharacterized protein (predicted protein), with protein sequence MADRQAVQQNLNGLLSKLDDPDPDMRYMSLNDLLGILNSPTSAYLAHDQFSSSRLADGLLNALDDQHGDVQNQALKCLGPLVNRLPSESLTTILEKLSNLTASQTIDTSVPNTALRVIVTALPRSQAGQPPTPDVSVAYSSVSKILIPRLTGPTPSQSGRRGSVIKGMLEKDPSKGFSSDAIDVLIQVVTCFGPLLKEAELTALQKSVMSIIDNDTAGTVVTKRALAAISALVPHFSEAQFASFVDELVKKFNNPRISVVHRRHLIATVGSVARSSPTKFGPHLPTLAPFVFATLGEVIAT
- a CDS encoding chitin deacetylase CDA6 (predicted xylanase/chitin deacetylase), which codes for MHFSPLTIIVSAIACSATYVTLQPSSKLEGNDLIPGLDRNHASPALVERNFLARCGQGFGKCSDDACCSTAGYCGKTKAHCRSPDCQIDYGHCDAHMTPDGPPTSGIPRPKIGKVQYGPKAVRSCVGAGNIALTFDDGPNKYTEDLLDLLDKYDAKVTFFITGNNNAKGPIDTPGMPWASMIERMYQSGHQIASHTWSHQDLSKITPEQRRIQILWNEVALRNILGGFPTYMRPPYSSCTEESGCLKDIGNLGYHVILYDIDTEDYRHDSPNAIQGSKDIFDKNLARGKASDKSWLVIAHDVHEQTVYNLTEHMLKKASKDGYNVVTVGECLGDPEENWYRMDESSELTILRKTKPLATAKQAISRDGRCGGNVTCLGSKFGTCCGKNGYCGTSPKHCGFGCQPNAGHCQKARHTSTVHRHEKRPATSDASSLLQPGLNVADLLLIAAIAGVSWLSTVFLSTVVFAVLSTATVTACFSCSTCISDGFPILSRGSSSITGSEVFFRLRPRFLGCGAGSVCTVVLSDGVWSLFVGTAGCAVSLLGVR